A region of Chelonia mydas isolate rCheMyd1 chromosome 7, rCheMyd1.pri.v2, whole genome shotgun sequence DNA encodes the following proteins:
- the LOC122466569 gene encoding LIM/homeobox protein Lhx3-like — MEPAKVKNSVTEQVTQCPIISNTPKEGGRRKRTTFSKAQLDLLVKTFERDPYPGITVRERLSSLTEIPESRIQVWFQNRRARQLNQKKSEAPTFPKPDYGNKKLTHFTVNLSDRPRMTQTLASGQSLLNLQPCLPGGNQNVPSQPMQYSEQQLPRLDGHFKSLDSTFRTGTQIQTPSTHLNSSYVSRENQFSLAATESPSQIQHPVQPLQQHPYYQISLPENYYSDTNLFQAAAPLVLGGQQCSQGPQYTAAKENVYRMPVTINYLNSSQGVINEECSYVKASTSHLSKSPVLGHGGGDPQGKMEPEQAEWNIDSPVSSSITLPPSTFANCQVTSQRMLTPLVPLFGQQLKDMIDEFDPRWSYMRNEVLGTGLDLLFESEQNVEPSGGRSYLFTSGEQRSSCHLGHT; from the exons ATGGAACCTGCCAAAGTGAAAAACAGCGTTACAG AACAAGTCACGCAATGCCCCATTATTTCCAATACGCCGAAAGAAGGAGGCAGGAGGAAACGGACCACGTTTAGCAAAGCCCAGCTGGACCTCTTGGTTAAAACGTTTGAAAGGGATCCCTACCCTGGCATCACCGTGCGGGAGAGGCTATCCAGTCTGACGGAGATACCCGAGTCTAGGATTCAG GTTTGGTTTCAAAACAGAAGAGCCAGGCAGCTGAACCAAAAGAAGAGTGAAGCCCccacctttcccaaacctgaTTATGGCAACAAGAAGCTGACACACTTCACTGTCAATCTTTCAGACAGACCAAGAATGACACAGACTCTTGCATCTGGTCAGAGTCTACTCAATCTACAGCCATGTCTGCCAGGAGGGAATCAAAATGTTCCTAGTCAGCCCATGCAGTATTCAGAGCAACAACTTCCTAGGTTAGATGGTCATTTCAAGAGCTTGGACAGCACTTTTAGAACAGGAACCCAAATCCAGACCCCATCAACTCATTTAAACTCATCTTATGTGTCAAGAGAGAACCAGTTCAGTTTAGCAGCCACGGAGAGTCCTTCCCAGATTCAACACCCTGTGCAGCCACTACAGCAACATCCATACTATCAGATATCTTTACCTGAAAACTACTACTCAGATACAAATCTATTCCAGGCTGCTGCCCCCCTAGTTTTAGGGGGGCAGCAGTGTAGTCAAGGTCCCCAATATACAGCAGCCAAAGAGAATGTATACAGGATGCCTGTCACTATCAACTACTTAAACTCTAGCCAAGGAGTGATCAATGAGGAGTGTTCATATGTCAAGGCAAGCACTTCTCATCTTAGTAAGAGTCCAGTTTTAGGTCATGGTGGAGGAGACCCACAAGGAAAAATGGAGCCTGAGCAGGCTGAGTGGAACATTGATTCACCTGTTTCTTCTAGCATTACTCTTCCCCCTTCAACATTTGCAAACTGTCAGGTAACATCTCAGAGGATGTTGACTCCTCTGGTTCCTTTGTTTGGGCAACAACTGAAAGATATGATAGATGAATTTGATCCTCGTTGGTCATACATGAGAAATGAAGTCTTAGGTACTGGTCTAGATTTGTTATTTGAAAGTGAACAAAATGTAGAGCCAAGTGGTGGTAGAAGTTACCTCTTCACCTCTGGTGAACAGCGTTCAAGCTGCCACTTAGGTCATACCTGA